TTGCGCCCCCTGACGCGATCGAGGCGCGCGAGGGCCGCTTCCACACCGTCGCGGTGGATCTCCTCGGCCCGCACCACCGTGACGCCGTGCGTCTCTCCAAACTCGAAGTCCCCTTCCCCGTACACCGGGCCGCGGATCCCGAACTGCACGGTGGCCCCGGGCAGGTAGAGGCCCTCCTCGAGCGCCCGCCGGAACGGCGTGCCGTGGAAGTACCGGTTGCCAAAGTACTGCTCCCACATATCCTGGTGACTGTCGAAGTGCACGAGCGCGACCGGACCGTGCCTGCGCGCCACCGCGCGCAGAATGGGGAGCGAGATCGAGTGGTCGCCTCCGACGCAGGCGGGAATCGCGCCCGCCTCGAGGATCCCCCCGACGGCGGCTTCGATCCGGCCGTAGGTATCGAGGATGTCCATGGGATTCGTGTCGACGTCGCCGCAGTCGGCCACCCTGAGGCGTGCGAACGGCGAGGTGCGCACCACCGGGTTGTAGGGCCGGATCAGCAGCGAGTGGTTGCGGATTTCCTTCGGCCCGAACCGGGCGCCCGGGCGGAAGCTGACCCCGCCGTCAAATGGAATCCCGAGGATGGCGGCGTCGAGGCCGGCGGGATCCCTGGTGTGGGGAAGCCGCATGAACGTGGAGAGCTGGGCGAACCGGGGAGACTGGAATGCGTTGGGGGGCTCAAACCGTCCGTCCGTCATCGGCTCCTACTCCGGCACCCATCGTTCGGGCGGTCTCCTCGCGGATCATCGCCAGCACCCGGCGTTTCGCGCTCACGAACTCTTCGGAGGTCGTCACCTCGAGCGTGCGGGGGCGCGGAAGCGGCAGCGACACCTCCGCCCTGAACCGCCCGGGGCGGGCAGTCATCACATAGACGCGATCGCCGAGGAAGAGGGCTTCCTCGATGTCGTGGGTGACGAACAAGATCGTCTTCGGCGACTTCTGCCAGATGTCCAGCAGCAGCTCACCCATGAACGCCCGGGTCTGCGCGTCCAGGGCGCCGAACGGCTCGTCCATCAACAGCACTTCGGGATCGTTGGCCAGCGCCCTGGCAATCGCCACCCGCTGCATCATGCCCCCCGAGAGTTCTTTGGGGTAGGCGTGCTCGAACCCGGCAAGCCCGACCATGTTGATGAACCGCCGGGCGGCCTCTTGACGCGTCACGTCGGGGACTCCGCGCAGGCGCGGACCGAACTCCACGTTGCCTTGGACCGTGAGCCAGGGGAACAGGGTGTAGGATTGAAACACCATCCCCCGGTCGGCCCCGGGATCCATGACTTGGTGGCCGTCCAGCCAGATCTCCCCGGAGGACGGCCGCACCAGACCGGCGATGAGGCGCAGCAGCGTGCTCTTGCCGCATCCGGACGGGCCGACGATGCTGACGATCTCGCGGTCGGCGACGTCGAGCGAGAGGCGGTCGACGGCGACGAGTTCCGCGCCCTTTCGCGTGCGGAACGCCACGGAGACCTCGCGGATGCGGAGCTTGGCGGTCACGCCTTCGGAGACCAGGGCAGCAGGCGCCGGTGCAGCCACTTGAACGTGAGATCCATCAGCAACCCCAGCCCGCCGATCACGGCGAGCCCGACGAAGATTCGGTCCGTGAAGAGCCCGCGCATCGAGTTGAGGATCAGGTACCCGAGCCCGCGGTCGGCTGAGACGATCTCGGCGACGATCAGATAGGTCCATGCCCAACCCATCGTGATCCGCAGCGTGTCCATCACCCCGGGCAGGGTGGCCGGCAGCAGCACCCGCGCGACCACCTGCGCGCGCGACGCTCCAAGCGTGTACGACACGTCGAGTTGCTCGTGGGGAACGTGGGCGGCGACATCCGCGACGAGTAGGAC
The genomic region above belongs to bacterium and contains:
- a CDS encoding arginase family protein, coding for MTDGRFEPPNAFQSPRFAQLSTFMRLPHTRDPAGLDAAILGIPFDGGVSFRPGARFGPKEIRNHSLLIRPYNPVVRTSPFARLRVADCGDVDTNPMDILDTYGRIEAAVGGILEAGAIPACVGGDHSISLPILRAVARRHGPVALVHFDSHQDMWEQYFGNRYFHGTPFRRALEEGLYLPGATVQFGIRGPVYGEGDFEFGETHGVTVVRAEEIHRDGVEAALARLDRVRGR
- a CDS encoding ABC transporter ATP-binding protein translates to MAAPAPAALVSEGVTAKLRIREVSVAFRTRKGAELVAVDRLSLDVADREIVSIVGPSGCGKSTLLRLIAGLVRPSSGEIWLDGHQVMDPGADRGMVFQSYTLFPWLTVQGNVEFGPRLRGVPDVTRQEAARRFINMVGLAGFEHAYPKELSGGMMQRVAIARALANDPEVLLMDEPFGALDAQTRAFMGELLLDIWQKSPKTILFVTHDIEEALFLGDRVYVMTARPGRFRAEVSLPLPRPRTLEVTTSEEFVSAKRRVLAMIREETARTMGAGVGADDGRTV